In Paeniglutamicibacter kerguelensis, one genomic interval encodes:
- a CDS encoding uracil-xanthine permease family protein, with protein sequence MSNRFGIGWKLHGNGKTITPGTVVAPDERLHWPQTISIGVQHVMAMFGSTVLVPAITGFPATTTLFFSGVGTLLFLVITAGRVPSYLGSSFAFLAPVSAAMASGYGMAGALGGIVVSGAALFVIGLIVQKSGTGWIHALMPPVVMGTIVALIGLNLASATLKPMQEFPLTTFSTVLAIAVSAVLFKGLLGRLSILVGLVVGYLVALAQGQVDFAPIGEAAVFGLPAFTTPTFHLETLLVFLPVVFVLIAENIGHVKTVGLMTGRDLDDVNGRALMADGAATMLAGFGGGSGTTTYAENIGVMASSRVYSTAAYWVAGFVAIAVAFFPKFGAVINTIPAGVSGGAGIVLYGMIGVIGARLWVQNKVDFSNPINLMTAGTGLIIAIAITTYLEIGSVQLGGIALGTIATLVVFHLMRTIARARGTEPTDIEEIGGATHSKIG encoded by the coding sequence ATGAGCAACCGATTCGGCATTGGCTGGAAACTGCACGGCAACGGCAAGACCATTACTCCCGGGACGGTGGTTGCTCCCGACGAGCGCCTGCATTGGCCGCAGACCATCTCCATCGGCGTGCAGCATGTCATGGCCATGTTCGGTTCCACGGTCCTGGTCCCGGCCATCACCGGTTTCCCGGCGACCACCACGCTGTTCTTCTCCGGCGTCGGCACCCTCCTGTTCCTGGTCATCACCGCCGGCCGGGTGCCAAGCTACCTGGGTTCTTCCTTTGCCTTCCTTGCCCCGGTGTCCGCCGCCATGGCCTCCGGCTACGGCATGGCCGGCGCGCTGGGCGGGATCGTGGTTTCGGGTGCCGCACTGTTCGTCATCGGGCTGATCGTCCAGAAGTCGGGCACGGGATGGATCCACGCGTTGATGCCCCCGGTGGTCATGGGCACCATCGTGGCGCTGATCGGCTTGAACCTGGCCTCGGCGACGCTCAAGCCGATGCAGGAGTTCCCGCTGACCACGTTCAGCACCGTGCTGGCCATTGCCGTCTCGGCGGTGCTGTTCAAGGGCCTGCTGGGCCGCCTGTCGATCCTCGTCGGCCTGGTCGTTGGCTATCTGGTGGCGTTGGCCCAGGGCCAGGTCGACTTCGCGCCGATCGGGGAGGCCGCGGTGTTCGGCCTTCCCGCCTTCACCACCCCGACCTTCCACCTCGAGACGCTGTTGGTCTTCCTGCCCGTGGTGTTCGTCCTGATCGCCGAAAACATCGGCCACGTGAAGACCGTCGGCCTGATGACCGGCCGCGACCTCGACGACGTCAACGGACGCGCCCTCATGGCAGACGGCGCGGCGACGATGCTCGCCGGCTTCGGCGGCGGTTCGGGCACCACCACCTACGCCGAAAACATCGGCGTCATGGCTTCCTCCCGCGTGTACTCGACCGCCGCCTACTGGGTGGCCGGCTTCGTGGCCATCGCGGTGGCCTTCTTCCCGAAGTTCGGCGCCGTCATCAACACCATTCCGGCAGGTGTTTCCGGCGGCGCGGGCATCGTGCTCTACGGCATGATCGGCGTCATCGGCGCGCGCCTCTGGGTGCAGAACAAGGTCGACTTCTCCAACCCGATCAACCTGATGACCGCGGGAACCGGCCTGATCATTGCCATCGCCATCACCACGTACCTGGAGATCGGTTCGGTCCAGCTCGGCGGCATCGCCCTGGGCACCATCGCGACGCTTGTGGTCTTCCACCTGATGCGCACCATCGCCCGTGCCCGCGGCACGGAGCCCACCGACATCGAGGAAATCGGCGGCGCCACCCACTCGAAGATCGGCTGA
- a CDS encoding helix-turn-helix domain-containing protein yields MYPHSSLTAEQRLAAVDLFEEGFGHVAVSSRLGVSAGAVEKLGERFRIWGRAALEGKPTKQVYSFEFKLELVRRYLSGDATAMDLALKHQLNSPAQVRNWAKIYREQGEDGLRPKPKGRPRAASSPEPTELTELEKLRRENQRLQAENAYLKKVRALRNHPPR; encoded by the coding sequence ATGTATCCACATAGTTCATTGACCGCCGAGCAACGGCTGGCCGCCGTCGATCTCTTCGAGGAAGGATTCGGGCATGTCGCGGTATCCTCAAGACTTGGAGTCAGCGCCGGTGCCGTTGAGAAGCTCGGGGAACGTTTCAGGATTTGGGGTAGGGCAGCGTTGGAAGGCAAACCGACCAAGCAGGTGTATTCCTTCGAGTTCAAGCTCGAGCTCGTCCGCCGGTACCTCTCCGGCGATGCGACCGCGATGGACCTTGCCCTCAAGCACCAGCTGAATTCCCCGGCCCAGGTCCGCAACTGGGCGAAAATATACCGGGAACAGGGCGAGGACGGACTGCGCCCCAAGCCCAAGGGCCGACCGAGGGCGGCATCCAGTCCCGAGCCGACCGAACTCACAGAGCTCGAGAAGCTGCGCCGCGAGAACCAGCGCCTGCAGGCCGAGAACGCCTACCTAAAAAAAGTGCGGGCCTTGAGGAACCACCCACCGCGCTGA
- the thiM gene encoding hydroxyethylthiazole kinase yields the protein MESIAPSFVVSPGELADCVSALRASTPLIQCISNSVVTNFTANVLLAAGASPAMADLPGEAGDFAAIASGTLINLGTPYAEQRAGALEAVTAANAAGTPWVLDPVAVGSLRVRTELAFELRGLNPTAIRGNASEIMVLAESGNGGRGVESTDSVESAASHARSLALLTGAVVAVSGPRDLVTDGTRTVLVHGGSSLLTRVTGGGCALGAICAAFLAVHDDPLVATVAAHAFYSAAAERAELLSNGPGTFAVNFLDALALVGPQELKEKAVLS from the coding sequence ATGGAATCCATTGCGCCTTCATTTGTTGTAAGCCCCGGCGAGTTGGCCGACTGCGTGTCGGCCCTGCGCGCCTCCACCCCCCTGATCCAGTGCATCAGCAACAGCGTGGTCACCAATTTCACGGCCAATGTGCTGCTGGCCGCCGGCGCCTCGCCGGCCATGGCCGACCTGCCCGGGGAGGCCGGCGATTTTGCCGCGATTGCCTCCGGAACCCTCATCAACCTGGGCACCCCCTACGCCGAACAGCGTGCCGGTGCCCTTGAGGCCGTCACTGCGGCCAACGCCGCGGGCACGCCATGGGTACTGGACCCGGTTGCCGTGGGGTCCCTGCGGGTCCGCACCGAGCTGGCCTTCGAGCTGCGCGGTCTGAACCCGACAGCCATCCGCGGCAACGCCTCCGAAATCATGGTGCTTGCGGAGTCCGGCAACGGCGGCCGCGGGGTCGAGTCCACGGATTCGGTGGAATCCGCCGCATCCCATGCCCGGTCCCTGGCCTTGCTCACCGGTGCCGTCGTTGCGGTTTCCGGCCCGCGGGACCTGGTGACCGACGGCACGCGGACCGTGCTGGTGCACGGCGGCAGCAGCCTGTTGACGCGTGTGACCGGCGGCGGATGCGCCCTCGGGGCAATCTGCGCGGCATTCCTTGCGGTCCACGACGACCCGCTGGTCGCGACAGTCGCGGCACATGCGTTCTACTCGGCCGCCGCCGAACGCGCTGAACTTCTCAGCAACGGGCCCGGCACCTTCGCCGTGAACTTCCTCGACGCGCTGGCCCTGGTCGGCCCGCAGGAACTCAAGGAAAAGGCGGTGCTTTCCTGA
- a CDS encoding protealysin inhibitor emfourin, translated as MNELFIVRVQRSGGVAGISRAGVLELHVHDSPPEDEPWVRLANGALEQLRRLDTDDGAGQVRDAFNWFLSIDGEDHRVPDTLLTGPARQLAEHVIRTAR; from the coding sequence ATGAACGAGTTATTCATTGTGCGGGTGCAACGCAGCGGCGGGGTGGCAGGCATTTCCCGCGCTGGCGTTCTTGAGCTTCATGTCCACGATTCGCCGCCGGAAGACGAGCCCTGGGTTCGACTGGCGAACGGCGCGTTGGAACAGCTTCGCCGCCTCGACACCGACGACGGCGCCGGCCAGGTCCGCGATGCCTTCAACTGGTTCCTCTCCATCGACGGGGAGGACCACCGGGTGCCGGACACCCTGCTGACCGGACCCGCCCGGCAGCTGGCCGAACACGTGATTCGCACGGCCCGTTGA
- a CDS encoding DUF4190 domain-containing protein, with amino-acid sequence MKDPKDAKNNDANEPSFADPHDPRWSQGPQAAPAPDNRPGPVGNPYQDQPLYAPPGTPQNPYPNQPPHAPQVNPQAGPYAQQQPMHGQPMGHASATGVSNVLGIISMVAGILGLLTTGMLFLPQLAAVVCGHLSLRRERPHRGFAIAGLVTGYVGLAIGFLVFAGFLAAFAGAASVSL; translated from the coding sequence ATGAAGGACCCGAAGGACGCGAAGAACAACGACGCGAACGAGCCATCCTTTGCCGATCCGCACGATCCCCGGTGGTCGCAGGGTCCCCAGGCGGCACCCGCGCCGGACAACCGGCCGGGCCCGGTCGGAAATCCGTACCAGGACCAGCCCTTGTACGCCCCGCCGGGAACCCCGCAGAACCCGTACCCGAACCAGCCGCCCCACGCGCCGCAGGTGAATCCGCAGGCCGGCCCCTATGCGCAGCAGCAGCCGATGCACGGGCAGCCGATGGGCCACGCATCCGCAACGGGTGTTTCGAATGTCCTGGGCATCATCTCGATGGTGGCGGGCATCCTCGGCCTGTTGACCACCGGCATGCTGTTCCTGCCCCAGCTGGCCGCCGTCGTTTGCGGGCATCTGTCGCTGCGCCGTGAAAGGCCGCACCGGGGCTTCGCCATTGCCGGCCTGGTCACAGGCTACGTGGGCTTGGCCATCGGGTTCCTGGTCTTCGCCGGATTCTTGGCGGCGTTTGCCGGCGCTGCAAGCGTCAGTCTCTAG
- the thiD gene encoding bifunctional hydroxymethylpyrimidine kinase/phosphomethylpyrimidine kinase gives MSQDIKNILSIAGSDPSGGAGIQADLKSIAACGGYGMAVVSALTAQNTHGVRAVHVPPAPFLNEQLLAVSDDIAIDAIKIGMLANAGIIGTLTDWLAAVRLSSPVPVVLDPVMIATSGDRLLDADAEDALRRLMEHADVLTPNIPELAVIARAEAATTWEEVVIQARQVAATYSVLVLAKGGHLAGSDCPDALIDADGVLHEVVSPRLDTGNTHGTGCSFSSALATFYARTGDWVQSLTASKRWLTAAIAGADQLRVGSGHGPVNHLGQLWAGAPLATANDSMWLWWEAIESIRSGIDGLAFIRGLKDGTLGRADFEDYLGQDALYLRTYARVMSRASELAPTTEDQRFWAANASGCLEEELKLHRGRLEERVPEPSATTTAYLNHLVSCSNDYAVLVAALLPCFWIYQDVGSRLAAANHDSHPYNDWLATYSSPEFDKSTAQAIEVARVLFDAADQRTRTNMWKAFEASSAHELYFFAQTAADRQGVDHGTK, from the coding sequence ATGAGCCAAGACATCAAGAACATCCTGTCCATTGCGGGTTCCGACCCCTCCGGCGGCGCCGGCATCCAGGCTGACCTGAAATCGATTGCCGCCTGCGGCGGCTACGGAATGGCCGTCGTCAGCGCGCTCACGGCCCAGAACACCCACGGGGTGCGGGCCGTCCACGTGCCGCCGGCGCCATTCCTGAACGAACAACTGCTTGCGGTGTCCGACGACATCGCCATCGATGCCATCAAGATCGGCATGCTGGCCAACGCAGGCATCATCGGAACGCTTACCGACTGGCTTGCCGCAGTGCGCCTCTCCTCCCCGGTTCCGGTGGTCCTTGACCCGGTGATGATCGCGACCAGCGGGGACCGGCTGCTCGACGCCGATGCCGAGGACGCCCTGCGCCGGCTCATGGAACACGCCGACGTGCTGACCCCGAACATCCCTGAGCTTGCCGTCATCGCCCGCGCGGAGGCCGCAACGACCTGGGAGGAAGTCGTCATCCAGGCCAGGCAGGTCGCCGCAACATATTCGGTGCTGGTGCTGGCCAAGGGCGGCCACCTGGCCGGCTCGGACTGCCCCGATGCGCTGATCGATGCCGACGGGGTGCTGCACGAGGTCGTCTCCCCGCGCCTGGACACCGGGAACACCCACGGCACCGGGTGTTCCTTCTCCTCGGCCCTGGCAACGTTCTACGCACGGACCGGCGACTGGGTCCAGTCGCTCACCGCGTCCAAGCGGTGGCTGACAGCGGCGATCGCCGGAGCGGACCAGTTGCGGGTCGGCAGCGGGCACGGCCCGGTCAACCACCTGGGCCAGCTCTGGGCCGGCGCACCGCTGGCGACCGCCAACGACTCGATGTGGCTGTGGTGGGAAGCCATCGAATCCATCCGCAGCGGAATCGACGGCCTTGCATTCATCCGCGGGCTGAAGGACGGCACGCTGGGGCGCGCGGACTTCGAGGACTACCTGGGGCAGGACGCCCTGTACCTGCGCACCTACGCGCGGGTCATGTCGCGGGCCTCTGAGCTGGCGCCGACCACCGAGGACCAGCGGTTCTGGGCGGCGAATGCGAGCGGCTGCCTGGAGGAGGAGCTCAAGCTGCACCGCGGGCGGCTGGAGGAACGGGTTCCGGAACCCAGCGCCACAACCACCGCCTACCTGAACCACTTGGTGTCGTGCTCCAACGACTACGCGGTGCTGGTTGCCGCCCTGCTTCCGTGTTTCTGGATCTACCAGGACGTCGGTTCGCGGCTCGCCGCGGCAAACCACGACTCCCACCCGTACAACGACTGGCTGGCCACCTATTCCTCCCCCGAGTTCGACAAGTCGACGGCCCAGGCCATCGAGGTTGCCCGGGTGCTCTTCGACGCGGCGGACCAACGGACGCGCACGAACATGTGGAAGGCATTCGAGGCATCAAGCGCCCACGAGCTGTACTTCTTCGCGCAGACGGCCGCCGACCGGCAAGGTGTCGATCACGGAACCAAGTGA
- the thiE gene encoding thiamine phosphate synthase, with product MRELSVYLVADSASTAGRPLDEIIAAAVAGGVKTVQLRCKDMPAAQFLEVVRKSSVHTAGRADLLVNDRVDVYLAARAAGASVQGVHIGQSDIPAELVRALIGPDAVLGLSASKDAQIAAANELNARFPGTIDYLGVGAVHATPTKKDHPEPLGHAGLARAVGQSTLPCVAIGGLSMADVDGIVASGAAGMAVVRAICAAEDPQAASSELLGAWEGATR from the coding sequence ATGCGGGAACTCAGCGTCTACCTGGTTGCCGATTCGGCCTCGACCGCCGGCCGGCCCCTGGATGAAATCATTGCGGCCGCGGTTGCCGGCGGAGTCAAGACGGTCCAGCTGCGATGCAAGGACATGCCGGCGGCCCAGTTCCTGGAGGTGGTCCGCAAGTCCTCCGTCCACACCGCCGGACGCGCCGACCTGCTGGTCAACGACCGCGTCGACGTGTACCTGGCGGCCCGAGCCGCGGGCGCCAGCGTGCAGGGTGTGCACATCGGCCAGTCCGACATCCCCGCCGAACTGGTCCGCGCGCTGATCGGCCCCGACGCGGTGCTGGGCCTGAGCGCCTCCAAGGATGCGCAGATCGCCGCCGCCAACGAACTCAACGCCCGCTTCCCCGGCACCATCGACTACCTGGGCGTCGGGGCGGTCCATGCAACCCCCACCAAGAAGGACCATCCCGAACCGCTCGGCCATGCGGGCCTGGCCCGGGCCGTCGGCCAGAGCACGCTGCCGTGTGTGGCCATCGGCGGCCTCTCAATGGCCGACGTCGACGGCATCGTCGCCAGCGGGGCGGCCGGCATGGCCGTGGTCCGCGCGATTTGCGCGGCGGAGGACCCGCAGGCCGCCAGCAGCGAACTGCTCGGCGCCTGGGAAGGTGCGACCCGATGA
- a CDS encoding aldehyde dehydrogenase family protein — protein sequence MGIFPSNSEPVAPLESAALNELELPRVVAEDPAKIIEIVDAMHDVVATRLAHPRRFRASQLKALERMLDAHQQDFIDALADDLGKSAVEAKLTEIDMVRAEIDHAQLHLSEWMESKAVKIPLALHPAAAKIEPQPLGVVLVIGPWNYPLQLMLAPLVAAIAAGNVAVLKPSELAPATSIALGKLLPQFLDQRAYAVIQGGAGTSKVLLEQHFDHIFYTGGEKVGRIVARAAAEHLTPVTLELGGKSPAVVMDGSHAAVARRLAYGKFMNAGQTCVAPDYVLAVGNAAEPLEKQLAKAITGFYGKSPMHSRDYGRIVNRAHFNRLVSYLEHGEVVIGGGYDEATLKIEPTVMINVDPDSPLMQEEIFGPILPILKVDSFDAAVRFINSRPNPLAAYLFSENPRLQSSFGDQVRAGAIVHNAPNLHVAVPGLPFGGVGASGMGSYHGRHGFERLSQMRPVMAKTAVVDTLKAIYPPYTWAKSKIIDKLL from the coding sequence ATGGGCATTTTTCCTTCCAATTCCGAACCCGTGGCTCCCCTCGAGAGCGCGGCGTTGAACGAGCTTGAGCTACCCCGGGTCGTCGCGGAGGATCCGGCAAAAATCATCGAAATCGTTGACGCCATGCACGATGTGGTGGCCACGCGTTTGGCGCACCCGCGGCGCTTCAGGGCATCGCAGCTCAAGGCCCTGGAACGCATGCTGGATGCGCACCAGCAGGACTTCATCGATGCGCTGGCCGATGACCTGGGCAAGAGCGCCGTCGAGGCGAAGCTTACCGAAATCGACATGGTGCGCGCCGAGATCGACCACGCCCAGCTGCACCTTTCGGAGTGGATGGAATCCAAGGCCGTGAAGATCCCGCTGGCGTTGCATCCCGCGGCGGCCAAGATCGAACCGCAGCCGCTGGGCGTGGTGCTGGTCATCGGCCCGTGGAACTACCCGCTGCAGCTGATGCTCGCCCCGCTGGTTGCGGCCATCGCCGCGGGCAACGTGGCGGTGCTCAAGCCCTCCGAATTGGCCCCCGCCACGTCGATCGCGCTGGGGAAGCTGCTCCCGCAGTTCCTGGACCAGCGTGCCTACGCAGTGATCCAGGGCGGCGCCGGCACCAGCAAGGTCCTCCTGGAGCAGCATTTCGACCACATTTTCTACACCGGAGGGGAAAAAGTCGGGCGGATCGTGGCGCGCGCAGCGGCCGAACACCTGACGCCGGTCACCCTGGAACTGGGCGGCAAGTCCCCGGCCGTGGTGATGGACGGTTCCCACGCGGCCGTGGCCAGGCGCCTGGCCTACGGGAAGTTCATGAACGCGGGCCAGACCTGCGTGGCACCCGACTACGTGTTGGCCGTCGGGAACGCGGCCGAGCCCCTGGAAAAGCAGCTCGCCAAGGCCATCACCGGGTTCTACGGCAAGTCCCCGATGCACAGCCGCGACTACGGGCGGATCGTCAACCGGGCGCACTTCAACAGGCTCGTCTCCTACCTGGAGCACGGGGAGGTGGTGATCGGCGGCGGATACGACGAGGCGACGCTCAAGATCGAACCCACGGTGATGATCAACGTCGATCCGGACTCCCCGCTCATGCAGGAGGAAATCTTCGGGCCGATCCTGCCGATCCTCAAGGTCGACAGCTTCGACGCGGCGGTGCGTTTCATCAACTCGCGCCCCAACCCGCTGGCCGCCTATCTGTTCAGCGAAAACCCGCGCCTGCAGTCGTCCTTCGGCGACCAGGTGCGTGCCGGTGCGATCGTGCACAACGCCCCGAACCTGCACGTTGCCGTGCCGGGGCTTCCCTTCGGCGGGGTCGGGGCCTCCGGCATGGGTTCCTACCACGGCCGCCACGGTTTCGAGCGCCTCTCGCAGATGCGCCCGGTCATGGCCAAGACCGCGGTGGTCGACACGCTCAAGGCCATCTACCCGCCGTATACCTGGGCGAAGAGCAAGATCATCGACAAGCTGCTCTAG
- the pgm gene encoding phosphoglucomutase (alpha-D-glucose-1,6-bisphosphate-dependent) has product MSHPRAGTPALPQDLIDLSAVRDAYFSIHPDASDPAQKVAFGTSGHRGSSLNGSFNEDHIAAITQAIVEYRAGQGIAGPVFVGKDTHALSDPAQDTVLEVLAGNDVVILADSRNGWTPTPALSHAILTHNANPSAARADGIIITPSHNPPADGGLKYNPPHGGPADTDATSWIAGRANELLANGLRGVKRTSLGAARLTGKIGAFDFMASYVNDLPSVLDLDAIRNAGLRIGADPMGGASVDYWAAIAETHRLDLTVVNPEVDPRFAFMSLDTDGKIRMDCSSASAMASLIARRDSFDIATGNDADADRHGIVTPDAGLMNPNHFLAVAIDYLYANRTGWNADASIGKTLVSSSMIDRVAAQLGRKLVEVPVGFKWFVPGLLDGSGAFGGEESAGASFLRHNGKVWTTDKDGIIMSLLASEITATTGSTPSQHYARLVETHGAPSYARIDAPATREQKARLGSLSATDVSADELAGEPITARLTEAPGNGAKIGGLKVTTENAWFAARPSGTEDVYKIYAESFLGDEHLARVQAEAKTIVDSVLG; this is encoded by the coding sequence ATGTCTCACCCTCGAGCCGGCACCCCGGCACTGCCCCAGGACCTGATCGATCTTTCCGCGGTTCGCGACGCCTACTTCTCGATCCACCCGGATGCCTCCGACCCCGCCCAGAAGGTGGCCTTCGGAACCTCCGGACACCGCGGCTCCTCGCTGAACGGATCCTTCAACGAGGACCACATTGCCGCAATCACCCAGGCCATCGTCGAGTACCGTGCCGGACAAGGGATCGCCGGGCCGGTCTTCGTGGGCAAGGACACCCACGCACTCTCGGACCCGGCGCAGGACACCGTCCTTGAGGTCCTTGCCGGAAACGACGTGGTCATCCTCGCCGATTCGCGCAACGGCTGGACCCCCACCCCGGCGCTCAGCCACGCGATCCTCACCCACAATGCCAACCCGTCGGCCGCCCGCGCCGACGGCATCATCATCACCCCGTCGCACAACCCGCCTGCCGACGGCGGCCTGAAGTACAACCCGCCGCACGGCGGCCCCGCGGACACCGACGCCACCTCCTGGATCGCCGGCCGCGCCAACGAACTGCTGGCCAACGGGCTGCGCGGCGTGAAGCGGACCTCCCTGGGCGCAGCCCGGCTGACCGGCAAGATCGGCGCCTTCGACTTCATGGCCTCCTACGTCAACGACCTGCCCTCGGTGCTGGACCTGGACGCGATCCGCAACGCGGGGCTGCGCATCGGCGCCGACCCCATGGGCGGGGCCTCGGTCGACTACTGGGCGGCAATCGCCGAAACCCACAGGCTCGACCTCACGGTGGTGAACCCGGAGGTCGATCCGCGTTTTGCGTTCATGTCGCTGGACACCGACGGCAAGATTCGCATGGACTGCTCCTCGGCATCCGCCATGGCCTCGCTGATTGCCCGCCGCGATTCCTTCGACATCGCCACGGGCAACGACGCCGACGCCGACCGCCACGGCATCGTCACCCCGGATGCCGGGCTGATGAATCCCAACCACTTCCTGGCAGTGGCCATCGACTACCTGTACGCCAACCGCACCGGCTGGAACGCCGACGCCTCGATCGGCAAGACCCTTGTCTCCTCCTCCATGATCGACCGCGTCGCCGCGCAGCTCGGCCGCAAGCTGGTGGAGGTGCCGGTGGGCTTCAAGTGGTTCGTCCCGGGCCTGCTGGACGGCTCCGGCGCCTTCGGCGGCGAGGAATCCGCGGGGGCATCGTTCCTGCGCCACAACGGCAAGGTGTGGACCACCGACAAGGACGGCATCATCATGTCCCTGCTGGCCAGCGAAATCACCGCAACCACCGGCTCCACCCCGTCCCAGCACTACGCGCGCCTGGTCGAAACCCACGGAGCGCCCAGCTACGCGCGCATCGACGCCCCGGCCACCCGCGAGCAGAAAGCAAGGCTCGGCAGCCTGTCGGCAACCGACGTTTCGGCCGACGAGCTCGCCGGAGAACCCATCACGGCACGCCTGACCGAGGCCCCGGGCAACGGGGCGAAGATCGGCGGCCTGAAGGTCACCACCGAAAACGCCTGGTTTGCCGCGCGCCCCTCCGGGACGGAGGACGTGTACAAGATCTACGCCGAGTCCTTCCTCGGCGACGAGCACCTGGCCCGGGTGCAGGCCGAGGCCAAGACGATCGTTGATTCGGTCCTCGGCTAG
- a CDS encoding M4 family metallopeptidase has product MGKKSNTKTSNDHGQHRAVPPYLLASMAACDGAWEAPESMRTFMARAPRGEANDPVGPRTRTRIAARARQTLLLDQALRHERQRGETPAQAIIIEPSGSLQRTISDAQGVEVTPGILARAEGGAPVDDDDVNRAYDGLGAVHEFLADQFKRSSLDGAGLALRGTVHYGQEYDNAFWDGTQVVMGDGDGEIFNSFTSSLSVIAHELGHGLLQYTTNLKYRGQSGSLNESIADVLGALVEQFAAGEDAASASWLIGKGLFHPRVNAKALRSMAAPGTAYDDPLIGRDPQPAHMDSYIHTKEDSGGVHLNSGIPNHAFYLFATALGGHAWERAGSVWFNVVVTRSIPEDSNFATFAGQTLLQARRDYGVGSVEDKALAAAWDGVGVVPQVKDEQEAA; this is encoded by the coding sequence ATGGGCAAGAAAAGCAACACGAAAACCTCGAACGACCACGGCCAACACCGGGCGGTGCCGCCGTATCTGCTGGCGTCCATGGCCGCATGTGACGGTGCGTGGGAGGCCCCGGAATCGATGCGCACTTTCATGGCCCGTGCACCGCGCGGCGAAGCCAACGATCCCGTCGGGCCGCGGACCCGCACCCGGATTGCCGCCCGCGCCAGGCAAACGCTCCTCCTTGACCAGGCTCTGCGCCACGAACGCCAGCGCGGGGAAACCCCTGCCCAGGCAATCATTATCGAACCTTCCGGAAGCCTGCAACGCACCATCAGCGATGCACAGGGGGTCGAGGTCACCCCGGGCATTTTGGCCCGGGCCGAGGGCGGGGCCCCGGTCGACGACGACGACGTCAACCGGGCCTATGACGGACTCGGCGCAGTCCATGAATTCCTTGCAGACCAGTTCAAGCGTTCCAGCCTGGACGGGGCCGGGCTCGCGTTGCGCGGCACCGTGCACTACGGCCAAGAGTACGACAACGCGTTTTGGGACGGCACGCAAGTGGTCATGGGCGACGGGGACGGGGAGATCTTCAATTCCTTCACCTCCTCGCTCAGCGTCATCGCCCACGAACTGGGCCACGGGCTGCTTCAGTACACGACGAATCTCAAGTACCGCGGCCAGTCCGGGTCCTTGAACGAATCCATTGCCGATGTCCTGGGAGCACTCGTGGAACAATTCGCCGCCGGCGAGGATGCAGCCAGCGCCAGCTGGCTCATCGGCAAGGGCCTGTTCCACCCGCGGGTCAACGCCAAGGCGCTGCGATCCATGGCCGCGCCGGGCACCGCCTACGACGACCCCCTCATAGGTCGTGACCCGCAGCCGGCCCACATGGACTCCTACATCCACACCAAGGAGGACTCCGGTGGCGTGCACCTGAACTCGGGCATTCCGAACCACGCGTTTTACCTTTTTGCAACGGCACTGGGCGGCCACGCGTGGGAACGTGCGGGGTCGGTGTGGTTCAACGTCGTCGTCACCCGGTCGATTCCGGAAGATTCAAACTTCGCGACCTTCGCCGGGCAAACGCTCTTGCAGGCCCGCCGGGACTACGGCGTCGGCTCGGTGGAGGACAAGGCGCTGGCCGCAGCCTGGGATGGCGTGGGAGTGGTTCCGCAGGTCAAGGACGAACAAGAAGCCGCGTGA